In Candidatus Liberimonas magnetica, one DNA window encodes the following:
- a CDS encoding glycosyltransferase, giving the protein MEQEKLNKLLKWHKKNEYYYKWINSIFKFAVRPKSRVLHVGCDFGHLLAAVNPDYGVGIDQDPETIEAAKHLFPKYKFFTMDPHDIKLNEKFDYIIICNSIGKWHDIQKVFEQIHLLVNEKTRIIITYYSHLWEVVLELGSFLKMRRPYSYHNWLSPEDISNLLNLTDYDIVRNDSFMLLPKYIPVISNICNYVLSILPGFSFFNLMHLTIARPVPVRYKENELSVSVIVPCRNEKGNIKNAIERIPDMGKFTEIIFVEGNSKDDTVKEIEEQIKKHPQKDIRLISQGEGVGKGDAVRKGFAAARGDVLVIQDADLTAPPEDLPRFFRALIEGKGEYINGSRLVYPMEKQSMRFLNLLANKFFGILFTWLLGQRFRDTLCGTKMIRKKDYELIAGNRSYFGDFDPFGDFDLIFGAVKQNLKIVEVPITYRTRTYGTTNISRFKHGFLLFRMSWIAFKKIKWLGLNSI; this is encoded by the coding sequence ATGGAACAAGAGAAATTAAATAAATTATTAAAGTGGCATAAAAAAAACGAATATTACTATAAATGGATCAATAGTATTTTCAAGTTTGCTGTACGTCCAAAGAGCAGAGTCCTGCATGTCGGTTGTGATTTCGGCCATTTATTGGCTGCCGTAAACCCTGATTATGGTGTTGGTATTGACCAAGACCCGGAAACGATAGAAGCTGCGAAACATCTGTTCCCAAAATACAAATTTTTCACCATGGACCCTCATGATATTAAGCTTAATGAAAAATTTGATTACATAATAATCTGCAATTCAATAGGCAAGTGGCATGATATACAAAAAGTGTTTGAGCAAATACATTTATTAGTTAATGAGAAAACGAGAATAATCATTACATATTACAGCCATTTGTGGGAAGTTGTGCTGGAGTTAGGGTCATTTTTAAAAATGCGCCGCCCTTATTCTTACCACAACTGGCTTTCGCCTGAAGATATCTCAAATTTACTTAACTTAACGGACTATGACATTGTACGCAATGACTCTTTTATGCTATTGCCTAAATATATACCGGTTATTTCGAATATCTGTAATTATGTATTGTCAATTCTTCCAGGTTTTAGTTTTTTCAACCTTATGCATTTGACAATTGCGCGTCCTGTGCCCGTTAGATATAAAGAAAATGAGCTGTCTGTTTCCGTGATAGTTCCCTGCAGGAACGAAAAAGGTAATATTAAAAATGCTATCGAACGTATTCCTGATATGGGAAAATTCACCGAAATAATCTTCGTTGAAGGGAACAGTAAAGATGATACAGTTAAGGAAATTGAAGAACAAATAAAAAAACACCCGCAAAAAGACATCAGACTGATCTCTCAAGGCGAAGGAGTCGGAAAAGGAGATGCGGTAAGAAAAGGTTTCGCTGCTGCCAGGGGAGATGTCTTAGTGATACAGGACGCAGATTTGACCGCTCCGCCGGAAGACCTGCCAAGGTTTTTCAGAGCTCTTATAGAAGGTAAAGGTGAATATATAAACGGTTCCAGGCTGGTTTATCCTATGGAGAAGCAGTCCATGCGTTTTTTAAATTTGCTGGCAAATAAATTTTTTGGGATATTATTCACGTGGCTTTTGGGGCAGAGATTCAGAGATACTCTCTGCGGTACTAAGATGATCAGAAAAAAAGATTATGAATTAATCGCGGGTAACCGTTCATATTTCGGCGATTTTGACCCGTTCGGCGATTTCGATTTGATCTTTGGGGCTGTAAAACAAAACTTGAAGATCGTTGAGGTGCCTATAACATATCGGACAAGGACCTATGGAACGACCAATATCAGCAGGTTTAAGCACGGGTTTTTGCTGTTCAGAATGAGTTGGATCGCGTTTAAGAAAATTAAATGGCTTGGGTTAAATAGTATTTAA
- a CDS encoding ROK family protein, which produces MTKLFLGVDLGGTGVKLAIVNEKGKIIEQNSFPNYCPSDPDEVVGGIIYHFNKMKNVKKLCGTGIGVAGDIDQPKGVVRFSPNLGWKNLPLKNLLNPSLPKPLMIDNDANAAAWGAYWLETNGKIKNVICVTLGTGIGGGLILNGQLYRGVEGSAGEIGHMPFEPYGLRCNCGSLGCVERYLGANYLSMQAKEAVERGGSKIILKLTEGNIDKITPQILTEAANLGDELSREIWHQAGERLGIVLAGVVNLLNPEMIVLAGGVSLAGQLLLKPLRETIKKRAFRTPAKACQIIVSRYNQNLGVVGAALLSK; this is translated from the coding sequence ATGACTAAACTATTTTTGGGAGTTGATCTCGGCGGCACAGGAGTAAAGCTGGCCATAGTAAACGAAAAAGGCAAAATTATCGAACAAAATTCATTTCCGAATTATTGCCCTTCAGATCCCGATGAAGTCGTAGGAGGCATTATTTATCATTTTAATAAGATGAAAAATGTCAAGAAGCTCTGCGGGACCGGTATAGGTGTAGCAGGAGATATAGACCAGCCAAAGGGTGTGGTAAGGTTCTCTCCAAACCTGGGCTGGAAAAACCTTCCTTTAAAGAACCTCCTTAATCCGTCCCTGCCGAAACCTCTTATGATAGATAATGATGCAAATGCTGCTGCCTGGGGAGCATACTGGCTTGAGACAAACGGGAAGATAAAAAATGTTATTTGTGTAACTCTGGGTACAGGCATCGGGGGAGGGTTAATCCTTAACGGCCAGTTATACAGGGGAGTGGAAGGTTCCGCAGGAGAAATAGGGCATATGCCGTTTGAACCTTATGGTTTAAGGTGTAATTGCGGAAGCCTGGGCTGTGTGGAGAGGTACTTGGGAGCGAATTATTTAAGTATGCAGGCCAAAGAAGCGGTCGAACGGGGAGGAAGCAAGATAATATTAAAACTTACTGAAGGTAACATCGATAAGATAACCCCGCAGATACTGACCGAAGCAGCCAATCTCGGAGATGAACTGTCAAGAGAAATATGGCACCAGGCAGGAGAAAGGCTCGGCATTGTACTGGCGGGAGTTGTGAACCTTCTTAATCCTGAAATGATAGTGCTTGCAGGCGGGGTTAGCCTGGCCGGGCAGCTTTTGTTAAAACCGTTAAGAGAAACCATTAAGAAACGTGCTTTCAGAACACCGGCAAAAGCATGCCAGATAATCGTATCAAGATACAACCAGAACCTGGGCGTGGTAGGAGCTGCTTTATTGTCAAAATGA